The sequence below is a genomic window from Pelmatolapia mariae isolate MD_Pm_ZW unplaced genomic scaffold, Pm_UMD_F_2 NODE_ptg000333l+_length_74057_cov_1, whole genome shotgun sequence.
AAATATCATGATCCCTGCACCTCTTTACTCACATAGTGCACCAGCCTCATTTACAGATCCtgaacagtaaaaataaactttttaatatatttccagttacagaaaaaacaaaaagtgacaaAGATGTAATATAAGGAAACATTTcgattgtttttattgtcttaaTCCTTACTGCGAAATATATTAAAGTCACCTCGTTGTTGGTTTTAACATCTACCCTGTTCTTCGGTTGGTAAGTGTGATTGCACTTTTATGGCCATCAAACCTTTTTTTCATACAATGCTATGGATATCAATGTGAAAATAGCTacatgctttttttgttgtattgTGAATGTAAGTTATATGaacttatttttttactttgtttatatTTGGTACTGTTTTCTTTGAAGAATGTGCACCATAAGATTTATTAAAGCTTCTATTTCATCTGAAAAGAAGATTGTGGTTTATTAGCATTAATCGATAACATGCcaccttttttcccccacaaaTTGACCTGttgatccatccatcttcttccgcttatccgggacCGAGTTGCTGTTGATGTAAATTccaaatccatccatcctttcatGGAATGGAATGATTTATAAAGCATAGTTTTCATATTGCTTGTTAATCCAAATAGTCTTTTTTAAtcttaaaggattttttttataaaattttCCTTTGAAAACTGCTTTAATCAAAATTATCTATTTagtaatgatttttaaaaaaaaaggaaaaaaaaagccctaTACACCTAatggattcaaatgttataaCTTCGACGCATTCAATAAAATTGAACTtctctctgcttttaaaatCTTGGCGCTCATTAGCCTTTCTGGgaaataataaatactgatgATTAAACTCTTCCTTGATTGTAAGTGAGTAATCGTCTATTGTAGTTATTCAGATAAAGAAATCGTGCCTATGGATGAACCCAGTAAATAATTTTCCTCATGAAAGCACACATTTCTGATTTTATAAACAGGACCTGCAGCGCTTTGATTCAGGAGTAATGAATCGCACTGGCTCTGCGGTGACGCAGGAACTGCATGGGTTGTAACTTGTGCAACTCTCTGCTGCGTGCTGCCTCTTATCAGGCATTTCACCTCTGGCTTTGCAAACATCTGACAGCTCTTTGAGCTGCTTCTGGTGCTGTTACTCAATTTAACAGTGAAGCTGACATTTAACTCTTCACAGCACACTGTTGCTACTGAATCCCTTTTTATTTCTCTTGGACTATCATAATTAAGAATCTTTAAGAGGTAAGCCTCATCTCATGACATTTCAGTTGAGTGTATTTTCATGATTTTGTACCTGAAGTCATTGTTTGTAGTCTCAGAGATAAGATCATGGAGCGAAAGATCGGTGTCATATTGAGCTTCGTTGGTTTGGGCGCTGTGTGGCTGCGCTCCTTCCCCTGGCTCTGCAGTCTGCTGGTGGGGCTAGGGCTGTGCTTGGTCCATATGGGATCTTGGAAGAACATTCATATAGCTTTACATACCGTTAAAAGAGACTTTATGTAAGTAGGTCGTTTGCATGGGCTTGTCCCACATTTGCTTCTATGCTGGTCCATTCCTGTTTGTAAATGCCCTTCACTGTTCTCCTGTCCTCTTCTTTGTGTCTAAAAGGTGTTTAGCTATTATAATTAAAGTGAGAATTTCCATGTATCACCATCGGCGAAACCGAAGAACCATCCCTGCCCTGTTTGGCCAGTTAGTGAAACAACACCCCGACAAGCCCGCCTTGATATATGAGGCCACAGGAGAGGTGAGGTCTcatcaagaataaaaaaatagaaagaaaacataGCACCTTAATTAAAACAGCGAATAAACTGAATTAAGATGActgattttacattttcatttcaggTTTGGAGTTTTAGAGAGCTACAGGAGAGATGCCACGCTGTGGCCCACTGGGCATTGGCTCAGGGGTGGACTGAGGGTGATGTGGTGGCTTTGTACATGGAAAGTCAGCCTTTAATGGCAGCTTTATGGCTGGGTTTTGCTATGATAGGTGTTGAGGCTGCTCTTATCAACTACAACCTTAGACAGCAGTCATTGCTACACTGTCTCAGTGTTTCTGGAGCTCGAGCGATGGTGTTTGGATCGGAGATGACTGGAGGTGGGAACTAAATATACTTTGCTTATTTGGCCAGAGGTGGAATAATCTGTTTTCAGCTAATAAAACATGTGCTGATTTGCCTGCTTTACATTTTTCACACTTTTGATTGTCTTCCAGCTGTAACAGAGGTGAGTAGCATGTTGCAGCCCAGCGTGGTTTTGTTCAGCACTGGTAAGCAGGAAGACAGGGATGAGCTTCAGGTTCAGAGTTTGGACTCTCTGCTGGCCCGTTCACCCACACACCCACCACCCTACAAGATAAGGAAAGAGTTCAATGGTGAGGCTCTGTAGAATTTGTGCACGTGGGTAGGGGCATGctgcattttacattttacaaagttTGATTGCAACACATTCTTGTCCTTAGCAAGTCTTTGCCTGCTAGAGTAAATGGCTGGCTGCCAAAATTGGCTGTCTTacgtattttttttcttctaatttaGATCACATGTGTGTcaaaaaaatgggaaaaaaaatggaaaaaatcatCAAGTTACTACAAAGTTCAAGACTATGAACaatatttctcttttattttatataatgcATGCAAATACAACTCTGGGCATGTTTAATTCAATCGTTTACATTGTTGTGCATTCGTTCTCTTGTTTTTAACAAAGgcattgtttttgtctttgttattGCTTAGCATTCCTATGTTGACACACTTCAAGTCTTTACTTGATTAGCCTGTATGGGACGGAGAAAAAACAGATAGACtaacaaaaaaatatgtaaagaaTGACGGGAGCGTCACGGTGCATGCCACCATGTGAAACACCGTCAAAAGGTTTTGAGAATGCAATATGGAAATTTCTTCTTCTCATTGTATTTGCAGACAGGCTTTTCTACATCTACACTTCTGGTACAACAGGAATGCCAAAGGCAGCTGTAGTGGTGCACAGTCGGTAAGTTTATCTGTGGACACATCTGCAAAGGTGATGCAGTCCACTTAGGGACCTAAACAGTTTTATCAACAGTTAATAAAACTTACTCTTTGAATTTTGTTGTAAGACATGTCTATGACATTTCAGTCACAACATTGCACTTTTAAGAGAATCCTTTAAATAATGAGATAAGTAATAGTGATGACTTCTGTCACTTAGTTTGGTGTTCTTTTTTGTCAGGTATTACCGCATCGCAGCTTTTGGTTTTCATTCTTTTGGCTTACGTCCTGATGACATCATGTACAACTGCCTTCCTCTCTATCATTCTGCAGGTAGGCCTTGTTTCTTCTCATCCATGTtttcaaaatacatttaaaattaatatAAAGTAAGATTTCCCACGCTTACACATCTTTAGAAGCATGATGCCATAATAATGAGAATCATTCTTCATAACTCTCATATTATTATGTCTATTCTAAAATAATATATTatcccatttttaaaaagtatttatttttgcttccaTTGGCTTTGATAAATGATAAAATCTATTTGAGGTTTACAAATCTTATTATtatactaaaaatacattttttcctGAAGCCAGACATTCATCTCACCAGACATTTAGTGATGTCATTTTCTGGGCTAAATTTGATAAAGGCTCATCAGTTTTGGTGCAACTCAAATGCAGGATGCGGAGGaaggcaaaaataaacaaaaagtgaGATTTTATTGCCGATACAAAAATCCCCAAACATACCAAAAtccaaaagagaaaacaaaacgtGAATCAATACCAAAAagggcagaagaagaagaacccTAAAGTCACACTCAGGAAAACAGTGTTTGGAGACTGGAGCGTGACTAAAGTTATTGCAACTGTGTGCAATGAACCTGCAATTTCGGTGCTTCTGGAAAGGCTGCCTTGCAGTCAGGGACTAACTCTGGGACCAGTCGTGTCAGTCATTTGCTGTCTTCAAGGCAACTTTGGAGGAATAGTGATTCAGTTGCTACACAACCATTAGCTGCAAAATGACATCGATGCTTGAAAACCTTGATCAAAACCAGCCGGCAGTCAGTTGAATGAGATGTACTGCAGACAAGCTCCGCTTATCAGCTGAGACTGACTCACTCTTAgcaatctgtttgtgtttgttaatgAGACTGATTATTGGCAACATTTCCCAATTTGTCTGCATGTGACTGCAGATGGATGGCAGTTTTTCAGAGGCAGGTTGCCCCACCAATTGACCTGTGGAATTGTCTTGCAATCAGAAGTGGTTGTCCAAAGTTGAGGGTGTTGTTCAATCTCTGGGCAACTAGTTGGCTCAACTATTTGCAATCAGTCTCCGACAGCACAACAAACCCCGCAACGACAGCTGCCTCAACACACTTTATATAGGATAAAAAATACATTGAACAAATAGACAATATGACAATAAACTGACATAGGACAGACAGGCACACCAAGAGAAGACAGGAAGCAGGCAAAGGTACAGGTGGTAAAGGTAGATAATGACAAAGGAGGGCTAGCAACAAAAAGCAGAAAGTGAAATAAGAAACACAAGAAAATTAATCTTCAGTGTGacacagaaagtaaacaaaataGGCTACATATGACTGAAACATGAAGGTGAGCAGTAAACATGATGAGAGAGGAGCATAGAAAGCATGGGATaaaaaaacactacaaacaagaataactttaaatttaaattctttaaatttggttcaaaagtaaaagtagaaAAGGGCAAATGTTATCATCTTTAGGTTATTACAAAGTTTTTCACTTCAACATAATTTGAAATCAAGGACTTAGGTTTACCCACTGAGCAATTTTCTTTTAATGAGAGGTCTAAAAGAGGTCTACTGGTAACTGTCAAGGCTAAATCAAGCTATATTCAAAAGTGAAATTTTAATAACTGTCTAAATGTCTTTTGAAAAGCTTTTCACCTTTCATGCTTTATACAAGTGTTAACACTGTTCAAATGGCTGGCATGGTTGACTAGGAGGGATACTGTTTCTGCAAATATGTAAAAGAAAGAACAAGTTTACaagtatatatttgttttacagaagtCCTTGTTGTATGTGCTCATGTGTTCATGGTGATATTTACAGGAAACATCATGGGTTTAGGGCAGTGTTTGCTCTTTGGTTTGACTGTTGTAATCAGGAGGAAATTCTCAGCCAGTCGCTTTTGGGATGACTGTGTCAAACACAACTGCACTGTGAGTACACACTGGTGCAATAACTGTGCCTAGCCACAGGCCAGATGTCCTATTGATTTTCTTGAGCCAGTTCTATAAACAAGACTTGCGATTTGGTTTTAGTGTGTAATTGTACCTCTATGTCTGTGCGCACACATAGGCAATCCAGTATATAGGAGAGATCTGCCGTTATCTGTTGGCTCAGCCTGTTGGAAAATCAGAGGCTCGTCACCGGGTCCGTGTTGCCATCGGTAATGGACTCCGTCCCTCGGTGTGGGAAGAGTTTGTCAAGAGATTTAGAATCCAAAGAATTGGGGAATTTTATGGCGCCACAGAGTGCAACTGCAGCCTGCTCAACATAGATGGAAAGGTATGCTTACCTGGATGTTGTTTTACTGATTTCTTAGGAGGCTAAAGAatttaaaacacatcttttttaCGTACCTGCTATATTGTATGTTTGCACATCCAGGTCGGGGCGTGTGGCTTCAATAGTCGCATCCTACCAAATTTTTATCCCATCAGACTGGTCAGGGTGCAGCAGGATAGCAAAGAACTACTGAGGGATTCACAAGGCCTCTGTATACCCTGTGAGCCAGGTAACAccctgcatacacacacatacatgcaaagctacaatagagagaaaaaaggcaaacaaaaaagttgtaaacaaatgcaaaaatcaTCTTTCATCTTTGCAGGAGAGCCAGGCATGTTAGTGGGACACATCAACCACACCGATCCGCTCAGAAGATTCGACGGTTATGCTGATCAGGATGCCACCAAAAAGAAagttgctcgcaatgtgttcaAGATGGGAGACTCTGCTTATGTCTCaggcatgttttattttgtctctttAACGTTAGTCAGAATAAT
It includes:
- the LOC134623004 gene encoding long-chain fatty acid transport protein 1-like yields the protein MERKIGVILSFVGLGAVWLRSFPWLCSLLVGLGLCLVHMGSWKNIHIALHTVKRDFMCLAIIIKVRISMYHHRRNRRTIPALFGQLVKQHPDKPALIYEATGEVWSFRELQERCHAVAHWALAQGWTEGDVVALYMESQPLMAALWLGFAMIGVEAALINYNLRQQSLLHCLSVSGARAMVFGSEMTGAVTEVSSMLQPSVVLFSTGKQEDRDELQVQSLDSLLARSPTHPPPYKIRKEFNDRLFYIYTSGTTGMPKAAVVVHSRYYRIAAFGFHSFGLRPDDIMYNCLPLYHSAGNIMGLGQCLLFGLTVVIRRKFSASRFWDDCVKHNCTAIQYIGEICRYLLAQPVGKSEARHRVRVAIGNGLRPSVWEEFVKRFRIQRIGEFYGATECNCSLLNIDGKVGACGFNSRILPNFYPIRLVRVQQDSKELLRDSQGLCIPCEPGEPGMLVGHINHTDPLRRFDGYADQDATKKKVARNVFKMGDSAYVSGDILVMDDYGYMYFMDRSGDTFRWRGENVSTTEVEGVLSKLLGHTDVAVYGVSVPGVEGKAGMAAIAQEGNQLDLDAFLIGVQKALPSYARPVFLRFMPSVDTTGTFKIQKTRLQKEGYKPQNSSEKIYFLNSRAGHYESVTDELYDAINEGKVSL